One Massilia sp. 9096 genomic window carries:
- a CDS encoding chromate transporter: protein MTPASHSASDTVPPSEHPRPASLTDLFVSFTLLALQGFGGVMAVVQRELVDRKRWLTQEEFIEDWAVAQIMPGPNVVNLSLMIGGRYFGLPGALTALAGLLAAPLVVVLTLAVLRDRFADNTAVAGALRGMAAVCAGLIGAAGLKLSNTLWKSPLPLAWCIAIAALGFILVALLKCPLPYVLFGLGGLGCVLTYRKLKA, encoded by the coding sequence ATGACGCCTGCTTCGCATTCCGCTTCCGATACCGTCCCGCCATCCGAACATCCGCGTCCGGCTTCGTTGACCGACTTGTTTGTCTCGTTCACGCTGCTGGCCCTGCAGGGCTTTGGCGGCGTGATGGCGGTCGTCCAGCGCGAGCTGGTCGACCGCAAGCGCTGGCTGACCCAGGAAGAGTTCATCGAAGACTGGGCCGTCGCGCAGATCATGCCGGGGCCGAACGTGGTCAATTTGTCGCTGATGATCGGCGGACGCTACTTCGGCCTGCCCGGTGCCCTCACGGCCCTGGCCGGCCTGCTGGCCGCGCCGCTGGTCGTGGTGCTGACGCTGGCCGTGCTGCGCGACCGCTTTGCCGACAACACGGCGGTGGCCGGGGCGCTGCGCGGCATGGCGGCCGTGTGCGCCGGCCTGATCGGCGCGGCCGGGCTGAAGCTCTCGAACACATTATGGAAAAGTCCGCTGCCGCTGGCCTGGTGCATCGCCATCGCCGCGCTCGGCTTCATACTGGTGGCGCTGTTGAAATGCCCCCTGCCCTACGTGCTCTTCGGCCTCGGCGGATTGGGCTGCGTGCTGACTTATCGAAAGTTGAAAGCATGA